ATGACCGTCGCAATCCAGGCCGCCCGGGCTTCCAGTTTGGGTGGGGTTGTCTGGGCCATTGACAGCCCTGCACTGGGCAGAAGCCACAGAAAAACCCATGCGAGCCCGATCCGGATGCGTGAAACAGAATGAAGCGTTTGTTTCATTTAGCGGTTGACAGGGAAGTTTCCCATTAATACGTTGTTAAGACTTCGCAAGTGCAGCCCGCCGTGGTTCGGGCGCACGCAGACAGACGGATATTCATTCACGTGCAAACCCACCCTATGAAAACTGCTACTACGCTTTTGATAGTCCTGGCCCTCATCGGCTTCCAGTCGGTAACGGCCCAGACCACAGAATACCATTTTTCGCCGGAACGAACCGGTGAGTTGACGGACGCGTTTCCTGTTTACGAGCAGAACGGTGCGCGCGGTATTTCCGGCCCATACGACATGGATCGGGATGGAAAGGTCGAAGTGCTGGTGTCCCAGCACGATGCTGCGGGCGGCACTGTCCACGTTATTGAACACCAGGGCGGTTCTACGTGGGAGCACGTTTACTCGACAGCATTGATCGACCCTTCGTCCTCGTCCAGCAACACACGCTACGCCATTGCCGGCGATCTGGATGGAGACGGAAACTGGGAAATCATTACCACGGCTGGCGTCGGATATGACCAAAGCGTCACTGCCTGGCCATCCGGGGGCGTCTACGTCTGGGAGCATGACGGCGTCGTCGGTTCCGACAATTACGGATCACGCCCTGCCACGGCGGTGGATTTCTACGCATTGGACGGTCGGTCTTCGGCCTCCTTCTATGCCCAGATCCTGGATATCGCCGACCTGGACGGGGATGGCGATCAAGAACTGCTCGTCCCGGCCAACGGCCCCAGCGCCAATGATGTCTTCTATGTCCTTTCCGTGACGGGCGATTTCGAAATGGATGGATATGGCAATACGTTCGAAACGTGGAACGTCGAAGCTACCGAAGCCCCGCGCGAGCGTGCCATCGGTGGTGGATCGGCCTATGCCGCCTACGCCGGTGACTTCAACGGCGATGGCAACATGGACGTCTCCTGGCATTCGTGGAATTCCTTCAACTTCTTCAATGGAACATGGAACGCTGGTGTCTATGAGCCCGCACCCGACGGTGGCAACCTGCAGGCCTCTGCCGGTATCGGTGACCACGTGTCGCTGTTCGGTGGTGTCGTTGCCGACATTGACGGTGACGGCAATGACGAAGTGTTCTATACGAACTTCATGTCCGGCGCACTCAGCGTCATGGATTACAATTCCACGGAATCCGTAACCATCGTGGACGCCAACCATTTCGCCTTCGACGCGATTCCGGTCGGTGCAACTGGTGGGGCTACGGCTGGCGATTCGGATGGTGACGGCCAGATGGAGATCATGGTCGGTGGCCCGGGCTATGGCCTCTCGGCACGGAACAACAATGAGCCGTCGTTCTTCATCCACAATGCCGAATTCCTGGGTGGCGACCCGAAGGATGGAACCAACTGGGACATCACACCGGTGAATACCAGCTCTCCGCTGGATACGCTCGGATTCAATGTCGTGTACCGCGACTCAGCCGGCGTGGCTACCATGTACCGCGAAGTAGCGGCATCGAAGCAAGGCTCAACCGGTAGTGGATCCGACCCGGTTTTCCCATCCATGATTGCCTACCTCGGTGATGTGAATGGCGACGGCAATGGACACATTGCCCTTTCCTTCCAGGGCATCGATGACTCACTGGCCGTCTATGATGAAGTCTGGAATGCCGATTCCCTTCGTTACGAGCGCTCAGTACGCGAAATCATGGCCAATCCGGAACGTGCCTTCGTCCGCATCATCTCGATGAGTGGGACGTCGGTGGCCACGCAGGATCGTATTGTCCTGCCTTCCGACTATCAACTGGACCAGAACTACCCGAACCCGTTCAATCCGACGACGAACATCCGCTTCACGCTGCCAGTCGACAAGGCGGTAAGCGTGCGTGTGTATGATGTCCAGGGTCGCCTGGTCAAGACGCTGGTGGACAACCGGTTGTTGGCCCAGGGCGTGCACGAAGTGGTCTGGGACGGTACCAGCAACAGCGGTGCCCAGGCCGCCAGTGGAACGTACCTCTACACGCTGGAATACGGCAATTTCCGTCAGAGCAAGACCATGGTCCTGCTCAAGTGACGGGTGCGGTTTGATTGAATGGGGAGGCCCCGTCCGGGGCCTCCCCATTTTTTTTCTTTGTACCTTGGTTTCGACCATTTCTTCCATTCCATCCGAGCCAAAACAGCCATGCGAAAGACCGGTATTCTGCTGGCCTTGATGTGTATCCTTGGGGCAGGTATTGCCCATGCCCAGGGCAAAATTGCCGGGCGGGTCATTGACGCCGCATCGGGAGAGCCACTGATTGGTGTAAACGTATCGATTGCGGGTACGACCCAGGGCACCATGACCGACGTGGACGGCAATTACATTATCCTCAACGTGCGACCGGGTACCCATTCCCTGCTCTTCTCCTACATCGGCTTTGCCCAACAGCGGGTGGATGGTGTCCGCGTCGCGACCGGCCAGACCACGGAA
The Rhodothermales bacterium genome window above contains:
- a CDS encoding FG-GAP-like repeat-containing protein; this encodes MKTATTLLIVLALIGFQSVTAQTTEYHFSPERTGELTDAFPVYEQNGARGISGPYDMDRDGKVEVLVSQHDAAGGTVHVIEHQGGSTWEHVYSTALIDPSSSSSNTRYAIAGDLDGDGNWEIITTAGVGYDQSVTAWPSGGVYVWEHDGVVGSDNYGSRPATAVDFYALDGRSSASFYAQILDIADLDGDGDQELLVPANGPSANDVFYVLSVTGDFEMDGYGNTFETWNVEATEAPRERAIGGGSAYAAYAGDFNGDGNMDVSWHSWNSFNFFNGTWNAGVYEPAPDGGNLQASAGIGDHVSLFGGVVADIDGDGNDEVFYTNFMSGALSVMDYNSTESVTIVDANHFAFDAIPVGATGGATAGDSDGDGQMEIMVGGPGYGLSARNNNEPSFFIHNAEFLGGDPKDGTNWDITPVNTSSPLDTLGFNVVYRDSAGVATMYREVAASKQGSTGSGSDPVFPSMIAYLGDVNGDGNGHIALSFQGIDDSLAVYDEVWNADSLRYERSVREIMANPERAFVRIISMSGTSVATQDRIVLPSDYQLDQNYPNPFNPTTNIRFTLPVDKAVSVRVYDVQGRLVKTLVDNRLLAQGVHEVVWDGTSNSGAQAASGTYLYTLEYGNFRQSKTMVLLK